GGCCAGCCTCCTCGAGCACGCGCATCGCGAACTTCACCGGCGTCGGCGACACCTGGTACTGCTCGCAGAACTGGGCGATCGTGGGCAGCCGGTCGCCGGGCTTGAGCTGGCCGGTCTCGATCGCGGTGCGGATGTCGCTGATGATCTCCCGGTACACGGGTGGTCTGGGCATGAGCTACCTCGGTCTCGTTGGCACCTCCGAGCCTGCCACCGTCGATCACGCAGCGTGTGTCCTAGGTTGACTTGGTGTACCAAGAGTCCTAGCGTCGGACGTGGCTGGGTCTCGTTGGCGCGGGCCGGGCCGTACCGCCGGGCCGGGTTGGACCCCCCGTGCCACCTCGGCCCGGCACCCTCGCCGCACCACCGGCTGGAGGCACCGCGATGATCGAGCGCCCGCACGACGGCCCACTCCCACTCGCCCACCCCGTAGCGCACGGCCGGCCGCCGACGGCCGACGGGGACCGCGTCCCCCAGCCACCCCGCCCGCAACCGCCGGCCCGCCGGCACCTGCTCGCCGGCGGGATCGCCGCCGCCGTCGTCCTGGCGCTGATGGTCGCCGGGATCGCCGGATGGTGGGCGTGACCGCCATGTGCGACGACCTCGGCCAGCGGGGCGACGTCGCGGTGGGGGCGATGATCCTGGAGGCGCACCGCGAGTGCGGGGCGTGCCGGGCCGGGACGTGCGAGACCGGCGCCTACGCGGCCGAGCTGCTCGCCGAGCACCGCCGGGAACGGGCCGAGGCGCTCGGCCGCCGCTGAACGCGAAGACGCCCCCGACCGGTAGTCGGGGGCGTCGCTGCGTCAGGATGCCGCCTTGCGGACCCGGGCGAACCGGTTCCACACCTTCCGGCCGAACCGCAGCCGCGACCCCGTGCCCTTGCACCGGCGGCACGGCCGGCGGACCTTCCGGCCCTTCGGCTGGAACTTGCCGCGGCCCTCGCACTTGCGGCAGTCGGTGATCGGCCACCACCGGCACTCGGCGAGGTAGTAGAGGCCGCCGCCGAGCCCGAGCAAGGCGAGCCACAGCCACCAGGGCAGGCCGCCGGGTGAGGGGGTAGCGGTAGCGGCGCGAAGGGCGTCCATGTGGCCTCCAGGGCGGTTTTCGGGGGTGTACGCGGGCCTGCCGTCACCCGCTACCGGGCTGGCGTTTCCGCAGGTCTTGACGTGTGGGGCAGGTAGCGAAACGAGGTAGCGGGTCCGCTACCTGTAGCGGCAGGTCCGCTACCTCGTTCATCGAGAATCCTTGGCGTTCCGGGCCTCCAGAGCACGCCGCAGATTCGCCAGATACACGCCGCGGGGACGCTCCCCGGGCCGGTCCTTCTCAGCGCCGGACTTCGACTCGATGCCCAGCTTCATCTCCCGCAGCGTCTTCGACAGGGCGTCGCCGGACGTCTTCGCGTACCGCTCCGGCTGCTGCTCACCCATCCGGGTGGCCAGCGTCCCCCAGGACAGGAACGTCTCGTCCCCGCGGAAGGCGTCGAGCGCGTCGGTCAGCGGGTCGCGGGCCTGCGCGGCGACCTCGGCGCCGGCCGCCATTCCCTCCAGCGTGCCGGCTCGCTCCCGGTACCGGCGGGCGGCCTGGAGGATCTTCTCCGCGTCCTGGCCGTCGGCGAAGTAGGTGCGCACCGTGGCGTTCGGCACCGGCGCGTCGTACAGGATGCCGATGCCACGGAAGTCGGGGCCGCCGTCGGAGCCGTCACCCACCGGCAGGGCCGACGAGTCGAAGCCCTCCGAGTAGGCGCCGGATCCGAGCACGGCGTCGCTGACCTGCCACGATCCGGTCTTGAGGGCGAAGCGGGTCAGGTGGTTGTCCCGGTAGTCGGTGAACCGCTTCCCCACCTTGCTGGTGGAACCCAGTCCGGACGGCTTCTGCGTGCTGGACAGCATGATGACGCCGACGCTCGGGCCGACCTTGACGCAGAACACCAGCAGCTCGGCGATCTCCTCGTCGAATTCGGTGTCGCCGGTGTTCAGGTACTCCTGGAACTCGTCCAGGATGATTACCCAGACGGGCATGCCGAACCGGGGATCGCGGGCGATGTCCCTGGTCAGCTTGCCTTCCGGGCAGATGCTCGACGGCAGCTCCGACAGTTTCGCGTTGCGCTGGAGGATGTCCTGCTTCGCGCCGCGCAGCGTGGACCGCAGATTCTCCAGCGGGTCACCCTGCATCCGGTCGGGCAGCAGCCCGAAGCCGTAGGTGTAGGCGACCAGGGCGAAGTTGCGCCAGTCCGGGGAGCCCTTGCCGTCGAACACCGACAGCCGCACGTACGGGTCGAGGGCGGCGAACAGGCCCAGGGAGCGGGCCGTGAACGTCTTGCCCTTGCGGGGCTGCGCGCCGACCAGGATCGACGTCCACATCATCGGCAGCATCACCCGGCGGGCGCGCTTGTCGAGGCCGAGGGGGCATGCCCGCCAGATGTCGCGGGGCTTGCAGTCCAGCAGCGGTGTGCGGCCAGCGGGGATGGACAGCGGGTCGACGTAGCCAACCCACAGCTGGTGCCGCCGGTTCGACGACGGGTCGAGCGTCATGTCGACCTGCGACATGGCGACGTCGAGGCCGCTGGCGAGCTTCTCCCGCCGCGCGACGACCTCGGAGAACGTGACGCCGTGTGGCAGGTCGACAAGCACCTGCATGCCGGTGGCGGTGTTGTCCTCGCCCATCCGTCCCGCGAAGGTGATCTGCTGGCCCGGCTTGTCGGGGTGCCCGAGGCCGGCGACGTAGTAGGCGGCGGCGACGACATCCGGGTTGAGCTTGCGGTGTCGGGGCACGACAACCGCAGCAGGAATGATGCGCTTGTCGGCGGGCCGCCCGATACGCGCCAGCGGCGGGATCAGGATCAGTGCGACGACGATGAGCACCCACCGCGGCGCGAAGGCCAGCAGCACGCCAGCCAGCACCATGGTGGCGACCAGCTCGATGGCGAGCACGACCGCGCGGTTGGTGCGGCGGCTGGCGAGCTGCTGCTCGATGGTGCGTCCCTCTTTGAGGTCGCCCTTGGTGGCGGCTTCCTGGAGCAGGGACGACAGCTCGGCGTGCCAGGCCCAACGCAGTTGCCGGCCGATGAGGACAAGCAGCCCCCAGCACGCCCAGAAGACGCCTTCGACCAGATACCAGGGGGATCGGATGGCATGGGCGCCAGCACGGTAGGCGGTGCGATAGCTGACGGCCTTGGTCCACCGCTTGGTGCCCTCCCAGGTGCGGAACTGGGTGGGGATGATGGGTATCTGGAGCGGCTGCTTGTCGACGGTGTCGACGTAGACAGGCGGCGCGGCGCCGGGGCTCTCGTCCAGCTCGACGTCGAAGTGAACGGACTCGGCGGGGCTGGTGTCGCGGGGCGTCAGCTCGGTCATGGGTCAGTCCTTGCTGTTCTGGCTGGCGGGCTTGGGCCAGTACCGCTGTACGGTGCGCTCGCTGACGCGCAGTTTCGCGGCGGCCTTCTTCTGCGTCATGTCGGGTTGCTTGGCGAGCGCGGCGACCCGCTCGGCGGTCGTGGCGGGTCGGGTGGCGACTCGCCGGGTGATGCGCGTGGCGGGTGCGGTGGCGGCCACCGTGGCGGGTCGGATGTCGGGCTCCGGGGCCGCCACGATGGCGTCCGGTGGCGGGTCGGGCTGTCGGGGCGATGGCGGGTTGATGGCGGCCGGCGTGGCGGGTACGGAGGTCGCCACGACGAGCGCCTCCAGGTCGTCACCGTGTCGGGTTAAAGGCGGGTCCAGGTACGCCCGCTCGGTCGCCATCAACGCCCGCAGCCGTGGCCCCGCCGTACGTGCCTGAGCGAGCGCGTCCTCCACCAACTCCCGCTCCCGGTCGGTCATCTCTCCCGGCCGGGCCACCGACACCTCCGCCGCCATTGGCTCGGCCGCCGGCGGCGGCGTCAGGTCCAGCTCCGCCAGGCGCGGCGCCCCCTCCCACGGGTTCGCCTCCGACACGTACGACACGAACAGGCCGATGAGGAACGCCGTCCCGGCGGCACCGATCGGGCCGACCGAGTGGGCGAGCGCACCAGCGGCGGCCTCCCAACCGTCGCCCGCCCAGCCACCGGCCATGTTCAGGGCCACCGACGTCGACAGGGCCACCCACTCGGCGAGCGTGGCCCGCCAGTCCGTCGCGCCGCCGGAAGACCGCAGAACGGCCCGGCCGATGATAATGAGCGCGACGATCGCGATGAGGGCGGGCTCGACCGCCCACGCCGCCGTCCAGCTCGCTGAGCCGGTGTCGAGGCTGAACACCCTGACCATGCCAGCCTGCACGCCGGCCGTGGACCAGAGGCCGAATGCGGCGAGCACCGGCACGCCGGCGAGCAGGGTCGCCGAGCGGACCCGGGCAATGCGCAGGGCGCGCATTTCAGCTGACCGGTCGATGTCGGTGCGTATACGGGCGCGGGCGCCGGATCGGGCGGCCCTCCGGTACAGCTCGGCCAGGGCGGTGGACTCCTCGCCGTCGCGGGCGCGCTCGCGACGGGCCCGGTCGAGGGTGCTGGTCTGCTCGGTGACCTCGGCGAGGGCGTTGCGGTACTGCGCGTCGAGCTGCCGGCGGATCCGGTCGTCGTCGCGGCGCACGGTGATGAGGGCTCGCTCTTCGGCGAGCTGTTCGGCCAGCTCGCGGGCGGTGAGCTTCGGCGTGTTCATCAGACGTTGGCCTCCTTCTTCAGTCGGAGGTCGACGAGGGTCGGCTCGGTCGGCTGCTGCGGCAGCCCGGCGGGTGGCTGCCGGTCGAGCACCACCGGGCGGGTCGCCCAGCGGTGCCGGGCCGACCGGTAGCCGCGGCGGGCCAGCCGATAGGCGCGCGGCGTCGCCCACTTCCCGGCGAGGATCAGCAGGACCAGGGCGAGGAGCAGCGCGTGGGCGGCGGCCTTGACCAGCCACAGCAGCATCTGGCCGCCGAGGGCGAGCAGGAAGGTGCCGGTGCCGCGGTCGCAGCCGCACGTGCCGGAGATCGTGCACATCAGCGGGCCACCCCCTCGTCGGAGACGACACCGAGGACGTGCGGGCCGTCCAGGGTGGCCAGCTCGGCGCACAGCTCCGGCCATGACCACGGCTGGACGCCCGTGCCCTGGCCGTACTGGTGGGCCTCGATCCAGCGGCGTCCGTCGGAGGTGCACGTGTCGTCGCGCCACCACACCTGCCACGGCCGGCGGTAGACCGGGCAGAACCACACGACGAGCGTGTGCTCCGGCGGCTCGGGCGGGATCATCGGGCCAGTTCCTTCCGCGTCGGCTGCGGCCGGCGCTGCTGCTGCGGCACCGGGGCCGGCTCCGAGCGGCGCTGCGAATCCGCGCCCGCCAGCAGCGAGATACCGGCGACCAGGAACGGGGCGACACCGGCGGCCTGCAACAGCAGCCCCGGCTCCCCGGCGGGCATGTTCACGGCGACCTCCCACACGACGGTGGTCAGGCCAGCGACCACCACGTGGGCGGCGATCGTGCCGGCGTTCACGCGGCACCGCCGATCTGGGTCGGGACGCACATGCCGGCGGCACCGACGCTGGCACCGGTGCACGGGTGGTCGTGGTGGTTGACGCCGACGGCGACGGGGAGGAACGCGGCGCACACGAGGACGGTGCGCACAACGAACTTCTGGATCATCATGGACATGGGTCGGGCCTCCTGGGGTCCGGTCAAGGCCCCCGGCCGGCGGTGGAGTCGCCTTGGCCGGGGGCCGCCTACGTTGGTCAGCTCTGGTTGGCCTTGCCCTGCTGCGCCTGAGACGCCTTGCGCTGGCGGATGGCCTTGGCGGTGAACATCTGCGGGTTGGCCTTCTGCGCCCGGCGGGACAGGTCGGCCATCTGCTTGCCGCTGATCGTGTTCGGGACGCTCGACTTGCTGCTGAACAGGCCCATCTGGGTGCCCCTCCTTCGCGTCTTGCAGTTATCGTCTCTGGTTGACACACTAACCCCATGCGTCAGAGAGTGTCAACATGAAACAGGAGAGTGATACCGTGACCACCGTGATCAGGCCGACCTTCAACGCCACCGACGAGCAGCGCGCCGCCATCGAGCGCACCCGCGCCACCTGGGACCAGCGCGACGAGCTGGAGGAGCGGGCGTGGCGGGACACGCAGGCGCTGCGCGACCTGGGCGTGCCGGACCTGGTGATCTGCGAGCTGATCCCGCAGGTGAGCAAGCCGACGCTCAACCGCGAACTCGGCCCCCGGAAGGCACCGAAGCGGCGCTGACCCCTGGACGCACGAAGCGGCCCCGACCTCCGAAGAGGCCGGGGCCGCACTGCGTCTGAGCTGGGAACAACTTCTTTACTGTCTCAGGTTGACACACACCCGGGAGGGCATTAAAGTATCAGATAGATACAGCGAGCGAGGGAGACGGAAATGGCCACCAGCACCATCGAGCGGATGATCGAAGAGGTCGAGGCGCTGACCGACAAGGCGGACTGCACCTACTGCAAGGGTCGCAAGCAGGGCCGGATCCCCTGCCCCGCCCACCTGGTCGAGGGTGAGTGCGAGATCGACCCGGCGACCGGGCTGGCCTGGTGCTGGAACTGCGACACCGCCGAGGTGGTCGCGCCGACGATCATCTGCCCCTGCTGGTGAGGGGCGCGGGGGCCGGGCAATCGGCCCCCAAGGTCAGCTTCCCTCCCCTCGACCCGGACCTCTGGAGGCAACCATGGCCATCGTCGGCATCCAGTTCATCAGCCCCGACGGCAGCGTCTACGACCCCGACAGCGACGACCGGCACGCCGCGTGGCTCGCCGAGCACCGGCCCGACCGGGTCGCCCAGTTCGCCGAACTGCGCGCCGCGTACGCCGACCGCCCCGCCTGGCGGAGTGTCCGCCGCACCGGCTACGCCTCCCACGCCATCACCATCCGCCGCGAGCACGTCGCCATCGTCATCGGCGAGCACAGCGGCTGGTGGTGGCAGGTTTACCGCGTCGGCGGGAGCCGGCCGGTACGCGACATCCATGGCACCCCGGCCGCGACCGCCGCCGAGGCGATGCGCCTGGCCGATGAGGTCATCGACCGCCGCCGCGCCCGCTGACTCCCCCTCCCGCAAGGTCAACTTCTCGGACCCGATCCCGCACACACAGAAGCGCCCCCACCCGGCCGGAGCCGAGCGGGGGCGCTTCGTCGTGCGCGGGATCAGCCGCCGAGGTGCGACGGCCGGTCACCCGCCGGTTGTCGGCTCCACCTGCGGCCGGATGCCGAACAACGCGAACCCGGCCAGCACCGCCGCGCTCACGGCCCCGGTGACACCGTCCGGGACGTTCATGCCGTACTCGGCCACCAAGGCGGCACCGGCCGCCACCACCCCGGTGAACAGGGCCGGCGCGACCGGCCGAGTCGTCACGGCGATGATCAGCGCCGCGACGAACGCGGTGATCGCCGCCGCCGCTCCGGCGTCGATGCCGGGCACGTTGAGGGACGCCAGCACCGTCAGGGCAGCGCCGACGGCGCCGATGACGAGAGCCGGCTCACGACCGAAGATCTCCACGGGGGCTCCTATGGTGAGAGGTGTGCAGCGGTACGAACGGACGCCAGCCGGGCTGGCGGAGATCCCCGAGCCCTGCCCGGACGGGCACACCGGCACCACCCCGGCGTGGGGCGCGTGCCCGGTCGAGGGCTGTCGGGAGATGGGCCGGCAGTGGCGCTGCCGGGAGGACGGCTGCGGACGGGTGACGCAGCACCAGCACGAACACCGGGGGCGGTAGCTACCGGGCCGGCGGGCAGCCGAAGTCGGCGCGCAGCCTGGCCAGCGCGTCAGCGACGTTCTGGCCCGCCGGAGTGGACGGCGGCAACTCCCGGTACGCATCGTCCTGGGCCACGACGATCCCGCACCACCGGCGCTCCGAGTCGCGAGCGACCCGGTTCGCGTACGCCATAGCGGTGCCCGCCGAAACGACCGCCGCGACCAGGCCCACCACCAGCACCTGCCAACCGCGGAACGTCACGGCGGATCACCCGCCCCGGACGGCGCCGGCGACGGCGATGATGATGCTGGCGGCGGTGAGGCCGGCCCCGGAGACGGCGATGGCGGTCCGGTTGTACCGCTCCCGCCACTGGTGCGCAGCGAGAGCAACCCCACCCCCGCCGGGATGCCGAGGATCGCGACGAACGTAGCCAGCAGCGACTCCGACGCCTGCCCCGGCGCGACGATGACCGTCTGGTGCACGATCCCGCCCAGGCCCACGAGGATGCATCCCACGTCGAGACCGATCCGGATGACCCGCTCTGCTTTCATCGCCACGCACAGGCCCTAACCTTCCCGCCGTCAGCCCCGCCGAACCTGTCCGGCTCACCCCTGCGGTCACTCCCGCAGCCGGGCGGTCAGCTCGTCGACGACCTGGCGGGCCACCTCCGGCGGGATGGCCGCGGCGATGCGCTCCGGCGGCAGGCCGGCGAGGACCCCGGCGACGATGGCCTGCTCGTCGACGTCGACCCCGCTGCCGGTGATGACCTTCTCGAACACGCGGGCCCACAGCGTCCACGGGGCGATGTCCGGGCCGTAGGAGGAGCCGAGCTGCCCCATCCGGGTGCCGATCGCCCCGGGCAGGGTCATCCGCTCCTGCAACGCCTCGCGCACGGCGGCCTTGACGTCGTCCCTGGTCATGTCGTCCTCCTCGGTGGCGATGACGCCGATGGTGGTCAGGTAGCGGCGGAACACGCCGGTCTGGTCCCGGCCCGCCTTGATCGCGTCCCGGTGGAACGAGATGTGCGTGTGCCAGCGGTGCGAACTGTCCCCGGTGCGGCGCCGGCCGAGCCGGTCCCATCGGACCACCGTCGACCCGTCCAGCGAGTAGATGACCTCCCGGATGTCCCGGGTGTCCGGCGCGTCCTTCGCGCACTCGGAGACCAGCCAGGCGGACAGGTGTGGCAGGTCGTACCGTCGGCCGCCGACGACCACCTCGAAGCCGCCGACGTCGAGCGCGCACGCCCACCGCGCCAGGCCGGTCCGGTCCCGGGACGACTCCACCACGGAGTAGTCGTTGCTGACGACCCGGTCCGACCCGCAGTGATAGCCGCCGCGGTGGGCCGGGTCACCGACGATGCCGACGGCCGCCCCGGACAGGCCGTGCTCACCGAGGTGGTCGAGCAGCAGCCGCCGCGCGGCGAGCAGGTTCTCGGGTGCGGTCGTGGCCACCGGTGCCTCCTCCAGGGTGATCGTCTGCCAGGTCCGCCGGCCCGTCTCGGCGCCGGCGGCGAGGAGGTCCCAGCCCTCCTTGTGGTACCAGCACACGGTCAGCGCCCCGTCCGCCCGAGCGGCGTCGACCATGGCGCGCATCCACGCCGCCTGGCCGGTGCCGTCGGTGTCGGTAGGGAGCCGCTGCGCGCCCAGCTCGGCGACGAGGTACGGCACGCCGAGCTTCTCGGCCACGGCCCGAGGGATGCTCAGCAGGTCGTCGGGGGTGCGGTAGGTGGCGCCGTTGTTGTAGACGTCCCAGCCGACGAAGTCGACGGGCTGACGGGGCATCCACCGGGTATCGCCCGGGTTGGCCTGCCACCAGTAGCGGGTGAACGTCGGCCCCAACCAGATCTCGTCGCGCGTCGGATGCCCGTCGAACGCCGACACCAGCTCGGCCTGGCCAGCGTGGAACTCCTCGACGGTCGGGTCGCCGTCCTTCTGCTGCTCCGGCTCGTGGTTCTTGGTCAACTTCAGGCGCAGCCCGGCCGGCTTCCGGCCGACCCATGCGAGCACCTCGCCGATCAGGTTGGTCTTGTACGACAGGTGCACCACCACACCGGCGTCGACCAGCGGGGCGAGGACCGGACCGTCCCACGGTGGCAAGGCCTTACGCGGCTGGACGAAGATCCGACCCGCGCCGGTGCCCTCGTACGTCTTCAGCATCTCCGCGACGGTGCGCCCACCCGGACACCACCCGACCAGCGTCATGACAGCACCTTCAGCGGATCCGGGCCCGGCGCCCACGGGTGCCGCACCGGCACCAGCCACCGGCCCTGCGCGCCCATCCACGGCCGCAGCGCCTGGTAGATCGCATACGCCATCCGCTGGTAGCCGCCGTCGGTGGGGTGGACGCCCGCGCTGTTGATGTCGCCCTGGTCCAGCAGCGAGGTGCGCGCCAGCACCACCCGGTCCGCCCGCGCCTCGACCAGGCCGGGAAGCAGCTCGTTGAGCTGCTGGCCTTGCCGGGAGCGGCCGGTCAGCACCGAGCTGACGTAGCTGCTCATGAGCACCGCCTCGCACAGCACCACGCCCGACCCGGGCGCGGCGGCGAGCACCGCGTCGACGAGCTGCTCCAGGCCCGCCAGCACGCCTGCCGGATCCGCCCCGGCCCCGAAGTCGTTCGCACCGGCCATCACGATCAGCAGGTTCGGCTTGCCCTGCGCGTAGTTGAGGCCGCCGCCGGTGACCAGGTTGAGTAGCTGGGTGGTCGTCCACCCGGGCCGGCCCTCGTGCGGCAGGCTGATGGTGTACCCGAACCCGCCGGCCGTGCCCGTGCTCGCCCGCGACCCGACGCAGCGGACGTCGCGGCGCTCGTTGTTGCGGATCAGCCAGTCCAGCAGCGCCTTCCGCGCGCCGCAGCCGTCCGTCGAGTCCGACCCGGCCATGTACGAGTCGCCGAGAAAACACAGGTTGAACATGCCGTCCGGGCCCGGCTGCACCGGGGCCGGCGCCGCGCCGGCCGCCGACGGCAGCAACGACCCGGCCACACCCACACCCGCCGCGGCGAGCACCGTCCGTCGGTTCATGCCACTCTCCTCAACCACAGTGAGCTGCCCGTTTTGATGATCGCGGAGGTTGATGCCGCCGCCGACTGCTGCGCGAACCGAAACTGGAGGCTCCCCGCCGACCCACCGGTCGAGAGCGTGCCCTTGATCAGCGCCAGCAACGTGTTGGACAGGCCAGCCGCGCCGAGCACGAACCCCGAGCCGGACGCCCCGGCGGAGATACCCGCACCGGACGCCTCGCCGGTGTAGGTGGTCACGGACGGGGCCAGCGACGAGATCCCCCACGACATGGTTCCGCTGGGGAACGTGAAGTCCACACCGACGTCGTTCGCGGCGAACCCCTGGTAGAGGATCGTGCCCTCCACCGCGTAGACCGCGTTGGCTTGCACCGGCAGCACCAGGTCCGCGTCGTTGGCCTTGGTCGTCGAGTTGGTGACCTGCTGGTCGCCCGTCTTGTACGCGAACTGCGGCTGCGTGTAGCCGATCACCACCCACGCCGACCCGGACCACACCCGGATCAGCTCAGTGTCCGTCTCCACGATCGTCATGCCCTCCACCGGCGACGACGGCCGCGACCCGGAGGTGCACACGATGTTGCCCTGCTGCATCAGCGAGTTGAAGTACGTGGCGCTGGGGACATCCCCGTTGGCGAGCAACTGATAGGCCACCTGGCCCGACCTCCCCTAGTAGGCGATGGCGTTGGACCCGACCACGCCGAGCACCGGGTCGCCGACGACGAAGAACGAATAGCGGGCCGCGGACTGGAGGACGAGCGCCGACGTCCACGACTCCCCGTCGGAGGTGTGCTCCACCCCGCGCACGAAGCAGTCCCTAACGATCGGATCCCCGCCGCCCGGCGGCCGGCGCCGCACGGTGACGCGGTCGCCGAACTCGCGGCCCAGCACGGCCGGCCACACCGCCGGCGCCACCTCCGGCCGCGGGGTCCGGAACGAAACCTGCGCGAACCGGCGGGCCGGGCTGGCGAACTGGTAGAGCACCGCGCGCCCGTACTGCTCCGCCTCCGCGTCCGATTCGAGCAACAGCCCCTGCGCGGTGAACGTCTTCGTCAGATAGCGGCTGACCGACACCGCGTCGAGGACGGTCTGCGCCGTGCCGCCCTCCCGGGTGACCGTGACCGTGTTGGCCATGCCCTCGTCGGAGGTCGACGGCTTCGCGTCGGCGTACGGCAGCTCACCGGTCGCTGCGTACCCGCCGTCACCGAACACCGCTTGGGCGACCCGCGACCGGGCCTCGGTCAGGACGGCCTTGCGGTTGCGGAACACCACCCGCCCCACCGGATCGACGTACAGCTCACCCAGCTCGGTGTCTTGGACGAGCTGCATTTCCGTGAGCTGGTTTCCGGCCAGCGTGGTCGCCTGGAGCGTGGTGTCGCCGGTCGCAACCTGCCGGTCCGCCGACGGCCACCCCGAAGCGTCGAGGATCCGGGTGATCCGCGCCCCCGAGTCCTCCCCGGCGCCGGCCGGCGCCGACTCGCCGCGGTCGTTCGCCGCGAAGACCTTGGTGGCGTCGGTGGCGGTCAGGGTGACGTACGTCCACGAGTTGCCCTGATAGTCGGGCTGGAAGTCGTCGGCGAAGCCCTGGAAGATCGGGTAGGTGATGCCGTTCCAGACGGCCCGGATCCGCACCATGCGCATCGGCTCGACCTGCGACCGGCCGGCCGCCACGTACGGTCCGGCCAGGTTC
The genomic region above belongs to Micromonospora sp. WMMD1128 and contains:
- a CDS encoding winged helix-turn-helix domain-containing protein, giving the protein MPRPPVYREIISDIRTAIETGQLKPGDRLPTIAQFCEQYQVSPTPVKFAMRVLEEAGLIETWQGRGMYVRRRTGDGE
- a CDS encoding cell division protein FtsK produces the protein MTELTPRDTSPAESVHFDVELDESPGAAPPVYVDTVDKQPLQIPIIPTQFRTWEGTKRWTKAVSYRTAYRAGAHAIRSPWYLVEGVFWACWGLLVLIGRQLRWAWHAELSSLLQEAATKGDLKEGRTIEQQLASRRTNRAVVLAIELVATMVLAGVLLAFAPRWVLIVVALILIPPLARIGRPADKRIIPAAVVVPRHRKLNPDVVAAAYYVAGLGHPDKPGQQITFAGRMGEDNTATGMQVLVDLPHGVTFSEVVARREKLASGLDVAMSQVDMTLDPSSNRRHQLWVGYVDPLSIPAGRTPLLDCKPRDIWRACPLGLDKRARRVMLPMMWTSILVGAQPRKGKTFTARSLGLFAALDPYVRLSVFDGKGSPDWRNFALVAYTYGFGLLPDRMQGDPLENLRSTLRGAKQDILQRNAKLSELPSSICPEGKLTRDIARDPRFGMPVWVIILDEFQEYLNTGDTEFDEEIAELLVFCVKVGPSVGVIMLSSTQKPSGLGSTSKVGKRFTDYRDNHLTRFALKTGSWQVSDAVLGSGAYSEGFDSSALPVGDGSDGGPDFRGIGILYDAPVPNATVRTYFADGQDAEKILQAARRYRERAGTLEGMAAGAEVAAQARDPLTDALDAFRGDETFLSWGTLATRMGEQQPERYAKTSGDALSKTLREMKLGIESKSGAEKDRPGERPRGVYLANLRRALEARNAKDSR
- a CDS encoding GDSL-type esterase/lipase family protein, with the protein product MNRRTVLAAAGVGVAGSLLPSAAGAAPAPVQPGPDGMFNLCFLGDSYMAGSDSTDGCGARKALLDWLIRNNERRDVRCVGSRASTGTAGGFGYTISLPHEGRPGWTTTQLLNLVTGGGLNYAQGKPNLLIVMAGANDFGAGADPAGVLAGLEQLVDAVLAAAPGSGVVLCEAVLMSSYVSSVLTGRSRQGQQLNELLPGLVEARADRVVLARTSLLDQGDINSAGVHPTDGGYQRMAYAIYQALRPWMGAQGRWLVPVRHPWAPGPDPLKVLS